Below is a window of Camelina sativa cultivar DH55 chromosome 11, Cs, whole genome shotgun sequence DNA.
ACAGCTCGACCAGTGCGATCCCCACGATACCTTATTCTCCTGGCTCCATCAATACCACTACCTTTTCCAGCAAGACCCTTTTGCCTAGAATTACAATAAATGCAGCGACGAGAAGAGACCAATCACAAATCAATCTAATTgatagaaacacacaaaaagagatATGAATTACATACCTTCTTGCCTCTTCGTCCCTCAGCTTTACATTCAGTTCTTTGGAAGGTGGATACTTTGGTAAACTTGAAGGATCACAGGGTAACGGTTCAGAAGTAAAGAACTGCACATGCAAACCAAATAATATAGCACTTTGATCAGGAAGTGTGCTTTTGCTTGTATAAGATTTGATCACACACTAACCAATTGAAAGATTGGAGGAAAAGGATTACTCACTTCAGTAGTCAAGGCCGAGGTAGAAGTTCCTCGATCAGCAGGGTCTATAGCGAGAAGTGTCTCGACTAGATGCACAGAGGATGGAGGGAAACCATTAAAGGCTTCAGCCACACAGCGTTTGTACGGATGTTGCGGCTTAAAAAGAGTTGCGTTTGGCAGTTTGTACTTCTTCCAGTACGATTCTGAAGGGGAGCCACATAATTTGAATATCTTATGAAGTTGTTCGACCTACAACGAACAAGTTAGGTAAGAAAAACGGTAAACAACAATCTTATTAATCTTATCATACACAGAGTAATCAATTCACCAACTATTCATTGCTCTCTATAATGCAACTCAAATAAAGAGGGCCTACACAGTTGTATCTAACAGAAACTTAAAAATTCTTAAACAGACTAACTAAAACAAGATAAACATGATGCTGTTTACCTCGGTTCTTCCTGGCATAACGGGCTTGCCAGCAAGTAACTCTGCCAAAATACAACCAGCACTCCAAAGATCAACACCAGTTCCATAGTTGGTAGCTCCAAGAAGAAGCTCAGGAGGACGGTACCAGAGCGTGACAACACGACTAGTCATAGTTTGCTTTTGCTTCGGGTCATAAAACGTAGCCAACCCAAAATCAGCAATCTTGAGTATCCCATCATTATCTATAAGAAGATTAGAACCTTTGATATCTCGATGTAAGACTCCTCGACTATGGCAATGCTCCAATCCAGATAGTAGCTGATTCATAAAGCATTTGACCTGAAGAACCACCAAGAAATAAAAACTCCATTATGAATGATCTAGATATGATACACGTTTGTATCTTTGGTACTGTACTAATCATACTAATCTGATTTTAATTACCTAACTTAACATTAAGTCAAATATGCACAGCTAATAAAGGAACCTAAATCCAATGAATGAGAGTCAGAAAAGACGTTGAAAATTCACCAGAATCAGaaaaacataattcaaaatTGGGTCCACCGAAAAATAATTCTAGTATCACCAAAagcacaaaagaaacaaaaaccaatcaGACGATAACATTACCATATGTGACCTAAAATAAAGTATcctaaagacaaaaaaaaaaaaaaaaaaaaaaaaNGTTAGGTAAGAAAAACGGTAAACAACAATCTTATTAATCTTATCATACACAGAGTAATCAATTCACCAACTATTCATTGCTCTCTATAATGCAACTCAAATAAAGAGGGCCTACACAGTTGTATCTAACAGAAACTTAAAAATTCTTAAACAGACTAACTAAAACAAGATAAACATGATGCTGTTTACCTCGGTTCTTCCTGGCATAACGGGCTTGCCAGCAAGTAACTCTGCCAAAATACAACCAGCACTCCAAAGATCAACACCAGTTCCATAGTTGGTAGCTCCAAGAAGAAGCTCAGGAGGACGGTACCAGAGCGTGACAACACGACTAGTCATAGTTTGCTTTTGCTTCGGGTCATAAAACGTAGCCAACCCAAAATCAGCAATCTTGAGTATCCCATCATTATCTATAAGAAGATTAGAACCTTTGATATCTCGATGTAAGACTCCTCGACTATGGCAATGCTCCAATCCAGATAGTAGCTGATTCATAAAGCATTTGACCTGAAGAACCACCAAGAAATAAAAACTCCATTATGAATGATCTAGATATAATACAAGTTTGTATCTTTGGTACTGTACTAATCATACTAATCTGATTTTAATTACCTAACTTAAAATTAAAGTCAAATATGCACAGATAATAAAGAAACCTAAATCCAATGAACATAAAGGACGTTGAAAAATTGGGTCCACCGACAAATAATTCTAGTATCACCAAAagcacaaaagaaacaaaaaccaatcaGACGATAACATTACCATATGTGACCCCAAATAAAGTAccctagaagaaaaaaaaaaaaccttgaaaaacattaaaatcatcACAAGAAGGATATCTATCATTAACACATTAACTTCTACCTTATCTGTTTATCACAAATGAGATCAAACCCATTCCCCAtctatcattaataaaataaggataaggaaattaaaaaaaacagacctGAGGAAGATCAAACTTGAAACCTTGAGTAGCAGCAAGACCAGAGAGATCATGATCCATATACTCAAAAACAAGGTAGAGACTACAAGAAACCCGGGAAGTAACCAAACCTTGAAGCTTAATAACATTAGGATGATCAAGCCTTCTCAGAACAAGAATCTCTCTAGCCATAAACTTAACACTCTCTGCTTCCAAATTATCAAACCTAACTTTCTTCAAAGCTACAATCTTCCCAGTCAATAGATCTTTCGCCTTGTACACATTACTATACGTTCCTTGCCCAATCtattatatcaataaaaaatcaaaactttaatcaaccaaaaacaaaaaaaacaaaactttctaaTTTACAGAACTGAGTGAGTACCTTCTCGAGCTTTTCGTAAGAGGTAGCTCGACGAGGTGTTAAGTCTTTGATTGAATTGCCGCAAGCAGCAATAAGCCACGGAGGCCATCCTTCTGGAGTCGAACGGACACTCATACCCGGACGACGAGATGAACCGGCGGAGAAATCGCCGGTGTGCCATGTTCTCGCCGGCTGAATCTGAATCGAAGCCaaatcctttttcttcttcttatcttcgATTTCCACTACAGAaacggcggtggtggtggttgaagcagaagacgaagaaggcAAATCATCTTCCGTCGTCTTACGGAGGTCTCCCGGAGGAGGTTCATCggaattattattactattattggTATGATTAGGTTTGTTGTCTCCGGTGGATTCCTTGCATAAAACGCATCCCATCGGCTGAATCGatgaagctctctctctctctttgtctctgtcTCTTTAGCTTAGCATTATCATCGCCGAAGAGctcaaagtttttcttttttttttgggaaaacgtcctggtttcccatgagaactatgatatcgtacCAGATGGAGCCCGATCTTTACCCCCGTCCCAGATGGCTCTCCTGAAATTCTTTTCAATCTATATACCCATATATCTGTAATTTACGTTTTGTATCTCCATGAGAATAGAAGATATCATCTATTTCACCATTGCTATAGGTTTAATTGGTTTACTATTTGATTAACCGAGTGACGAagtttacaaaccaaaataaacctgATTTCGACCCGATTAAAACCTGATTTTGACCCGATTAGAAACATAACCCTCAACCgagaaatccctaaaatcacattttaacctcttttttgttttctctcgcgacgaaccctagaaaatcaaatttcaccATCGATTTCTCAAATTGAATCGATGGATTTAATAATCCGATCTGGTTTTGGGCAACAAGATGGTATTGGGCAAAGAGATGGTGTTGGAGAACGAGAGtacgatgaagaaggagaggatCGAGATGAATTTCACGTCGATATGCTTGCTCAGGAATTTACCGATGCTGAAGAGTCGATTCGTCATGATACGTACCCAGAAAGtgacgacgaggaagaaggtcgtggtcgtggtgcgggtcgtggtcgtggtgcggGTCCAGAGAGGGTGTTTACGGATATCGGACGTGGTGATGGAACTTTGTGGAAAGACCAATCCTTCTACAATGGGGTCGCATTCAAGGAGAGTGTCTTGGACTATGCACTACATACTGGTTACAATTTGAAGCAATACAGGTATGACAAAGATAAACTCGGGTTTAGATGTGTTGGGGATAAGGGCAATTGTGAGTGGAAAGTGTTTGCTGCACTTCTTCCAAACGCATCTTTGTGGAAGATTACGAAATACATTGATAAGCATTGTTGTACCCCCAATGGCGAGTGTGAGATGTTTAAGGTCCCAGTCATAGCTAGAATTTTTCTCGATAAGATTAGAGAGGAACCGGATCATTACAAGCCTTTGAGGATTGAACAGATTATCATGGAAAGGTGGAAGATATCCGCTACTAGGCCACAATGTCAAGCTGCTCGGAGAAAGGCTTTGGGATGGATAGAGTATGAGTATGAACAACAGTTTGCACGACTGCGAGATTACCAAGCTGAGATCTTGGAAGCAAATCCAGGGTCTGTTGTGGAGATTGATACAATTAAGAATGATGCTGGTCAAGACGTCTTCAAtcggttttatgtttgtttcgatGCCCTTAGAAGAACTTGGAAACAGACTTGCCGGCCAATAATAGGAGTTGATGGCGCCTTCTTAAAGGCAAAGATCAAGGGACAGTTGCTTGCTGCATTAGGCAGAGATGCAGACAATGGCATCTATCCAATAGCCTGGTGTGTTGTTCAAGTTGAGAACAAAGACAATTGGTTATGGTTTgtgaagagattgaagactGACCTGGATCTAAACGAGGGAGATGGTTACATTTTAGTGTCTGATCGACAAAAGGTATGTATCtaactaatttattatattggttAATAAATGTGAATGCTCtcgtttttaatatgtttggtttttggttctcAATTAGGGGTTGATAAAAGCTGTGGAGTTGGAGTTACCACAAATAGAGCATAGAATGTGTGTTAGACACATCTatgggaacttgaagaagactcATCCTTCCAAGAAGCAAATCAAGCCACTCCTCTGGCATATGGCTTGGAGCTATAATGCAAAACAGTTCGGTGAGAGACTGGAACAGATACACGCTTATGACACTGGTGTGTATGATGATGTTATGAAGTCGAAACCAAAGAGCTGGTGTCGTGCCTTCTATAAGTTGGGGGGTTATTGCGAAGATGTTGACAACAACTTCACAGAATCTTTCAACAAGACCATCGACAAAGCAAGGGAGAAACCGTTTGTGGCAATGTTGGAGACAGTTAGAAGACTGTCTATGGTTCGGATTGCCAAGCGTTcagctctctctcattctcacaaaggtaattaactttattcaaaatttaatgcaATTTTCTACGATTGTCTATGATTTTATTCAAAGACTGTCTATGATTTCTACATATTTAATGCAATGTTCTTGGTTTTTGATGTTTCAGGTTTATGTACTCNGGTTCCTTCTTGAGAGTGAGATTCGGGTTTTGTTAAAAACGACGGCGTTTTCGAGGAGTGAGAGTCGAGTCTTTTGCACGTAGGAGTGAAAAATGGCGGTTTTCCGTTAATATGTAACGGGTGGTTTGACGTTAAGACtctgaaataaaacaaatttcatttctctctcttatttatggtattttttttttttgtatagaaagGTCTCTGGAAAAAAAAgtggtttaaagtttttttttaaaaagctctgttttttttattttatgtattgttatcatctgtgaaaaaaaaattgaattgaagCACAAAAGTTattctactttttttcttttttctcagaTAAATTTGACTTTGTTGTAGTTTCTGTGTGCTTTTTctttaatatcatttaaatatattagactCATTTTGTCAACGAAAAAAATATTGctggaaattaaaaagaaaatattttgtttacgaataaatatgaaaaagatgtGGTATGTTCTTCTGATGTACACATAACTGATTGCTCTTTTTGCAAACTTGTTCagttgcaaaacaaaaaaacaaacaaaaaaaaaatctacaatttctagcataacattttttaaaaagaatgttgcaaaaatttatttatttgacttTATCTACTTTATATTGTATCAGTTCTAATAACACTGATTAAGAAGGgcaacagaaaaaacaaaaaatctaaagatAATAGATCTCACTCAATCTTTAACCGGTCAAACatgaaaatagtaaataaaatgCGTATTCGATCACTCTCTCTAGAAGATTTACATTACCAAATCgcatagaaagaaagaaacaaaatgttaCACAAAATATCTCTCGGGTCTCTCCTCCACTGAAACAGTATTTTcggttaataaaaaaacataagtttgGTACCTATCAATCAATTTTGGATTTCATAGAATTTATGTACATCATCAGCaagtacagtttttttttattcattattgtAAGACCGACCCGTGGACTAAACCAATCCATAACTGAAATTGTAGGATACGGACGAACCAAGTGAGTGTTTTGGTCCTCTCTCTATAGATTCCTTCCTCATTGCTGCACTCTCCACTTCACTTATTTTATTAccaataacactaaattttagtattaaatattcgataatttatttacaaataaaaacaatcaaaaagcaACTTCATAATGATCAATGCGGACCACAGTATCTTATATTTATCAAGTAATGTTCcactaaaaaaatttgatttttccaaGCAAATAAGTCTCTCCTAAAGACTAATTCAAATTCAAGTTTTGAAAGAGCCAAATACTAAAAAAGTAAGAAACCCAAAGACCACGCCGACGACATTGCTTATGCACGTTTTGTCGAGTAGAGAGAATAGAATTTTCTTGagtttcttccttcttcaaaGACAATGATAAAAAGGAACTTTGAAAAGGCAGAAAGATGTAAATGAATGGGTCAACGTTGGAATTTTTGGGTAGTTGAGTTTCCATACCAATTTAGACGTTTGGCTTTCTTCTTTCACTAAATGCTCTGTCTTTAATAGTCCCAacttcttatctctctctctctctctctctctctttcaatggTCTTTTATCACTTAAACCAAAAAGACTAGAATTGTTCAATCTGAAAACTTTAGTTACCACAGTGAAACCCTAGCCTAGTATCAGTATGAATGATTTGGTAAGATTTTGGTTCTGATTCAAGTTTAATCGTCCATCAAATAAATTACGACATTTCTATTTCAAAGtgagtttattttcttcttattattcaaTTTTAACCATCTTGGTTGTAAAGGGTTCAATTATTTGGAGTGGTTACTTCGGTTTGGTGTCATAGGGGATTGGTTTGGTTAATCTGGATCGGACATACCTACAGAAACCCATCGGTTCTATGATGAGACCCGACCTAAACCAACCAATTCTACCAACCCAAAGACACTGAattgataaatcataaataaaccTGACACACTCCTTACTCAATGATCTACTAGATAAGATCTCCTTTATGGATATAGCATTTGCATTTAGTAATCTTTTTAAAGCAGCTTCACTCTTATCAGCAGGCAAGAGCAGAAACACAGCACATAAGagttataaaccaaatttaaatcatatatCTAGCGCCAATGAGGCTTGTGTTGATATATTCTACCCAGAACAGAGCTTTTCTAGCGCCAGATTCTCATCACCACCACTTGATTCAATAGCACTCCTAACCTGAGCATCTCCAAAACCCATCTCCACAAGTTTCTTGACCTGTGGACAAATATCAATCCAACACGAATCTTTTAACTACACAAACCAGACACTACATTAAACCTTTTAAATCCATTTCAACAACTCACTTTTTCCTCTAGAGAAGAGTTCTTGGCGAAAGTCTCAGTCCAGTAGCGAGCTGTTGATACAAATACTTGATAGTTCTTCATGTACTGTAAACACCAGAGATAATGTATTGCATCaaagagactaaaaaaaaaacagggaaaAACTGAAGATGATGAAAGGTTGATGTAGAATAATAATAACCTGTTCAGCTACAACAGCATCTTGAGGGTCTTTGGGCTCAGGTGCAGAGAGTAATGCCTGGACTGAAACAAGAGCAGTCTTCAGAGTAAGAGCTGGACTCCACTGGTCTTTCAAGATATCCAAGCATATTGCACCACTCTGGCTACTAATATTTGGGTGCCTGTAGGTTCGATTAACATGAATCATCCACAAAGATTGAACAAACTAACATACAATCACATCAGTAGTGACCCTTAAAAANNNNNNNNNNNNNNNNNNNNNNNNNNNNNNNNNNNNNNNNNNNNNNNNNNNNNNNNNNNNNNNNNNNNNNNNNNNNNNNNNNNNNNNNNNNNNNNNNNNNNNNNNNNNNNNNNNNNNNNNNNNNNNNNNNNNNNNNNNNNNNNNNNNNNNNNNNNNNNNNNNNNNNNNNNNNNNNNNNNNNNNNNNNNNNNNN
It encodes the following:
- the LOC104725456 gene encoding probable serine/threonine-protein kinase At1g54610, whose amino-acid sequence is MGCVLCKESTGDNKPNHTNNSNNNSDEPPPGDLRKTTEDDLPSSSSASTTTTAVSVVEIEDKKKKKDLASIQIQPARTWHTGDFSAGSSRRPGMSVRSTPEGWPPWLIAACGNSIKDLTPRRATSYEKLEKIGQGTYSNVYKAKDLLTGKIVALKKVRFDNLEAESVKFMAREILVLRRLDHPNVIKLQGLVTSRVSCSLYLVFEYMDHDLSGLAATQGFKFDLPQVKCFMNQLLSGLEHCHSRGVLHRDIKGSNLLIDNDGILKIADFGLATFYDPKQKQTMTSRVVTLWYRPPELLLGATNYGTGVDLWSAGCILAELLAGKPVMPGRTEVEQLHKIFKLCGSPSESYWKKYKLPNATLFKPQHPYKRCVAEAFNGFPPSSVHLVETLLAIDPADRGTSTSALTTEFFTSEPLPCDPSSLPKYPPSKELNVKLRDEEARRQKGLAGKGSGIDGARRIRYRGDRTGRAVPAPEANAESQSNLNRWRAISQTNGKSKSEKFPPPHQDGAVGHPLEDQSKKRSVFGGKPETSLGLSRSYKSGEGTSMRKISNKDGARGASSRKYIWGLKPPPALGLSMDLLFRSRSEVFGIRR
- the LOC104725588 gene encoding uncharacterized protein LOC104725588 gives rise to the protein MDLIIRSGFGQQDGIGQRDGVGEREYDEEGEDRDEFHVDMLAQEFTDAEESIRHDTYPESDDEEEGRGRGAGRGRGAGPERVFTDIGRGDGTLWKDQSFYNGVAFKESVLDYALHTGYNLKQYRYDKDKLGFRCVGDKGNCEWKVFAALLPNASLWKITKYIDKHCCTPNGECEMFKVPVIARIFLDKIREEPDHYKPLRIEQIIMERWKISATRPQCQAARRKALGWIEYEYEQQFARLRDYQAEILEANPGSVVEIDTIKNDAGQDVFNRFYVCFDALRRTWKQTCRPIIGVDGAFLKAKIKGQLLAALGRDADNGIYPIAWCVVQVENKDNWLWFVKRLKTDLDLNEGDGYILVSDRQKGLIKAVELELPQIEHRMCVRHIYGNLKKTHPSKKQIKPLLWHMAWSYNAKQFGERLEQIHAYDTGVYDDVMKSKPKSWCRAFYKLGGYCEDVDNNFTESFNKTIDKAREKPFVAMLETVRRLSMVRIAKRSALSHSHKGN